The following are encoded together in the Iodobacter fluviatilis genome:
- a CDS encoding EAL domain-containing protein, whose protein sequence is MSATIHHASGTLHVPKDTLADWPSAQFAYTQERGIVVKALGLELTSVFQPIFASDAQTIIGEEGLLRASIRRKAMSPADVFKSATRGECLVAFDRLCRSLHLMNHLAGPQKGKTLFLNVHPELLIAVEKQHGEAFERILQDQGLKPSDVVLEILESTIPDAQEAGLIRAIKNYRQRGYRIAIDDYGQKNANLCHLLSLSPDIVKLDKVLIHATDRNSKAQRLLGQLVEMLHDLDSQVVIEGIESAEQLAIAQESGADFFQGYFLAEPRYLNK, encoded by the coding sequence ATGTCAGCCACTATCCATCATGCCAGCGGCACTTTACATGTACCCAAAGATACCCTCGCCGATTGGCCCAGCGCCCAGTTTGCCTATACCCAAGAGCGCGGCATCGTGGTGAAGGCGCTGGGGCTGGAGCTCACCAGCGTGTTTCAGCCCATTTTTGCATCAGATGCGCAAACCATCATCGGCGAAGAAGGCCTGCTACGCGCCAGTATCCGCCGCAAAGCCATGTCGCCTGCCGATGTTTTTAAAAGCGCCACCCGAGGCGAATGCTTGGTGGCTTTCGATCGCCTATGCCGCAGCCTGCATTTAATGAACCACTTGGCTGGGCCGCAAAAAGGCAAAACATTATTTCTAAATGTTCACCCCGAACTGCTGATTGCCGTTGAAAAACAGCACGGCGAGGCATTCGAGCGTATTTTGCAAGATCAGGGTTTAAAGCCTAGCGATGTGGTGCTAGAAATCCTTGAATCCACCATTCCTGACGCACAAGAAGCCGGCCTTATCCGCGCGATAAAAAACTATCGCCAACGTGGCTACCGAATAGCTATCGATGATTACGGCCAGAAAAATGCCAATCTCTGCCATCTGCTGTCCTTGTCTCCCGACATTGTAAAGCTGGATAAAGTATTAATTCACGCCACAGACCGCAATAGTAAGGCGCAGCGATTACTAGGCCAGCTGGTTGAAATGCTACATGATCTCGACAGTCAGGTTGTGATCGAAGGGATAGAAAGCGCTGAGCAGCTAGCGATTGCTCAAGAAAGCGGTGCGGATTTCTTTCAAGGCTATTTCTTGGCAGAACCCAGATATTTAAATAAATAA
- a CDS encoding sulfate ABC transporter substrate-binding protein, whose amino-acid sequence MRLKSLLAAIALSTTLPAFADSTLLNVSYDVMRDFYKDYNPAFAKYWKAKSGEDITLQMSHGGSSKQARSVIDGLQADVVTMNQHNDIDAIADKAKLLPADWAKRLPNDAAPFTSLQVLIVRKGNPKGIKDWNDLTKPGVGVIVPNPKTSGNGRYTYLAAWGYAAKLPGGNDAKAREFVASVFKNIPILDAGGRAATTTFMQRQIGDVLVTFENEAEMIAKEFGRGLFEVVYPSISIEAEPPVAIVDKVVDKKGTRKQAEEYLKYLWSPAGQEIAAQNYLRPRDKAIAAKYAKQFPAIKLFAIEEFGGWQKAQKTHFEDGAIYDQISASIAKR is encoded by the coding sequence ATGCGTCTTAAGTCTCTGCTCGCCGCCATCGCCCTCAGTACCACCTTGCCCGCCTTTGCCGACAGTACACTCCTCAATGTGTCTTATGACGTGATGCGCGATTTCTATAAAGACTACAACCCTGCCTTCGCCAAATACTGGAAAGCCAAATCAGGCGAAGACATCACCCTACAAATGTCGCACGGCGGCTCCAGCAAGCAAGCGCGCTCGGTGATCGATGGCCTGCAAGCCGATGTAGTCACCATGAATCAGCACAACGATATCGACGCCATCGCAGATAAAGCCAAGCTTTTGCCGGCCGATTGGGCCAAACGCCTACCGAATGACGCAGCACCTTTTACCAGCTTGCAAGTGCTGATCGTTCGCAAGGGCAACCCAAAAGGGATTAAGGACTGGAATGATTTAACCAAACCCGGCGTTGGCGTGATCGTGCCCAACCCAAAAACCTCGGGCAATGGCCGCTACACTTATCTGGCGGCATGGGGCTATGCCGCAAAACTGCCGGGTGGCAATGATGCAAAAGCACGTGAATTTGTCGCCAGCGTATTTAAAAACATCCCAATACTAGATGCTGGTGGCCGCGCCGCCACCACCACCTTTATGCAACGCCAGATTGGCGATGTATTGGTAACCTTTGAAAACGAAGCCGAAATGATCGCCAAAGAATTTGGCCGTGGTCTGTTTGAAGTGGTTTACCCAAGCATTTCCATCGAAGCCGAGCCACCTGTCGCCATCGTCGATAAAGTGGTCGATAAAAAAGGCACTCGCAAACAGGCCGAGGAATATCTGAAATACCTGTGGAGCCCAGCAGGCCAAGAAATTGCCGCGCAAAACTATCTGCGCCCAAGAGACAAAGCCATCGCAGCCAAATACGCCAAGCAATTCCCAGCGATTAAATTATTCGCTATCGAAGAATTCGGTGGCTGGCAAAAAGCCCAAAAAACACACTTTGAAGACGGTGCAATTTACGACCAGATCTCAGCAAGCATTGCTAAGCGCTGA
- a CDS encoding sulfate ABC transporter substrate-binding protein gives MKLIASLILSLASTSLFATSVELLNVSYDPTRELYQDYNKAFSNYWKKKTGDDVTVRQSHGGSGKQARSVLDGLQADVVTLALAYDIDELASPAKLLDAGWQKKLPDNASPYTSTIVFLVKKGNPKGIKDWGDLIKSDVKVITPNPKTSGGARWNYLAAWGWAKKTYGSDDKARDYVQKLFKNVPVLDTGARGSTTTFTQRGIGDVLLAWENEAELVVKEIGKDKFEIIAPSYSIKAEPPVAVVDKVVDKKGTRKVAEEYLKYLYSKEGQEIIAQNYYRPIDPATAAKYAHQFPKVTQFDIDDVFGGWAKAQKTHFSDGGTFDQIYQPSK, from the coding sequence ATGAAACTGATCGCCAGCTTAATTCTTAGCCTTGCCAGCACCAGTCTCTTTGCAACATCAGTTGAACTGCTTAATGTTTCTTACGATCCAACTCGTGAGCTTTATCAAGACTATAACAAAGCCTTCAGCAACTACTGGAAGAAAAAAACCGGTGATGATGTTACCGTGCGCCAATCCCACGGTGGCTCGGGCAAGCAAGCCCGATCGGTGCTCGATGGCTTGCAAGCCGATGTGGTGACGCTGGCCTTGGCTTACGATATTGACGAGCTAGCCTCCCCGGCCAAATTACTAGATGCTGGCTGGCAAAAAAAGCTACCGGACAACGCCTCACCTTACACCTCGACCATTGTGTTCCTCGTTAAAAAAGGCAATCCCAAGGGGATTAAAGACTGGGGTGACCTCATCAAAAGCGATGTAAAAGTCATTACGCCTAACCCTAAAACCAGCGGCGGCGCGCGTTGGAATTATTTAGCCGCTTGGGGCTGGGCTAAAAAAACCTACGGTTCGGACGATAAAGCCCGCGACTATGTACAAAAACTCTTCAAAAACGTTCCCGTACTCGATACCGGCGCACGCGGATCAACCACCACCTTTACCCAACGCGGCATTGGCGATGTATTACTCGCTTGGGAAAACGAAGCTGAATTAGTGGTTAAAGAAATAGGCAAAGATAAATTCGAAATCATCGCCCCAAGCTACTCGATCAAGGCCGAGCCCCCTGTGGCCGTGGTCGATAAAGTCGTCGATAAAAAAGGCACCCGCAAAGTAGCCGAGGAATACCTGAAATATCTATATTCCAAAGAAGGCCAAGAAATCATCGCGCAAAACTACTACCGCCCAATCGACCCAGCAACCGCGGCCAAATACGCCCATCAGTTCCCGAAAGTAACGCAGTTTGATATCGACGACGTATTCGGTGGCTGGGCCAAAGCGCAAAAAACGCACTTTAGCGACGGCGGCACATTCGATCAGATTTATCAGCCGAGTAAGTAA
- the maiA gene encoding maleylacetoacetate isomerase, whose product MELYGYYRSTSSYRVRIVLALKGLAYEAIPVNLLKNEQKDAAYLRVNPQARVPALLDQAQEVIIQSPAIIEYLEERYPATPLLPKDLFERAKIRGMAALIACDVHPLHNISVLNYLRQNYQCKEDNITAWINEWMSQGLAAVEQLIGESGFCFGEISVADAYLIPQLYAAHRFNVPLDAYPKILRVEALANAHPAFIAAHPKNQADSPE is encoded by the coding sequence ATGGAACTCTACGGCTATTACCGCTCCACCTCATCCTACCGTGTGCGCATTGTGCTGGCGCTCAAAGGGCTGGCTTATGAAGCCATACCGGTCAACCTACTTAAGAATGAGCAAAAAGACGCGGCTTATCTCCGCGTCAATCCGCAAGCGCGCGTCCCCGCTTTGCTAGATCAAGCTCAAGAAGTGATTATCCAATCGCCAGCGATTATCGAGTATCTGGAAGAGCGCTATCCAGCAACGCCGCTACTGCCCAAAGATCTATTTGAGCGGGCCAAGATTCGTGGTATGGCGGCGCTGATTGCTTGTGATGTACACCCGCTGCATAACATCAGCGTGCTCAACTATCTGCGCCAGAACTACCAATGCAAAGAAGACAATATTACGGCGTGGATTAATGAATGGATGAGCCAAGGGCTGGCTGCAGTTGAGCAATTGATTGGCGAGAGCGGCTTTTGCTTTGGTGAAATCAGCGTGGCAGACGCCTACCTGATCCCACAGCTCTACGCGGCCCACCGCTTTAATGTGCCTCTCGATGCTTACCCAAAAATCCTCAGAGTAGAAGCCCTCGCCAACGCACATCCAGCCTTTATAGCGGCCCACCCAAAAAATCAGGCAGATAGCCCAGAATAG
- a CDS encoding acetoacetate--CoA ligase, which produces MQEALWTPSPEQVAATQMDAFRRHINQAHHLDLGDYAQLHAWSVAHRESFWLAIVDFFAVHFSQAASEVLSEGSTMPSASWYKDTELNFAEHLLRRRDDHPALIAIGEDGSREVLSYAQLAAHVAGLQKSLAAAGIGFGDRIAAFMPNTWQTIVGTLAAASLGATWSSCSPDFGTQGVSDRFGQIEPKVLIACAAYRYAGKTIALADKIKEIVTRLPSVEQLVIVPYANPDAEAKDFKAGHAKITLWDDFYQAGGEPTFTPVPFAHPLYIMYSSGTTGVPKCIVHGTGGTLLQHVKELGLHTDLTMGDTLCYYTTCGWMMWNWMVSGLALGASIVLFDGSPFHPNADRLIDLIDQENISIFGTSAKYLAALEKAGAKPKQTHRLEHLKTILSTGSPLSHESFEYVYRDIKQNLCLSSITGGTDIISCFALGNPVLPVWSGELQCKGLGMAVEVWNDAGQPVISEKGELVCTRHFTAMPISFWNDPDGEKLKATYFSQYPGIWAQGDYAEETIHGGVIIHGRSDAVLNPGGVRIGTAEIYRQVEKLPEILESIAIGQDWDNDVRVVLFVRLRVGVELSDALQNSIRQIIRSNTTSRHVPAKIIQVRDIPRTISGKIVELAVRNVVHDRPVKNTDSLANPEALEEFRNRAELAT; this is translated from the coding sequence ATGCAAGAAGCGCTTTGGACTCCCTCCCCTGAGCAGGTTGCTGCCACCCAAATGGATGCGTTTCGCCGCCATATCAATCAAGCACATCACCTAGACTTGGGCGACTATGCCCAACTACACGCTTGGAGCGTGGCACATCGGGAATCTTTTTGGCTGGCGATTGTCGATTTCTTTGCGGTGCATTTTAGCCAAGCAGCTAGCGAGGTCCTTAGCGAAGGCTCCACCATGCCAAGCGCCAGTTGGTATAAAGATACCGAGCTTAACTTTGCCGAACATCTGCTGCGCCGCAGGGATGATCACCCCGCGCTAATTGCCATTGGCGAAGATGGCTCCCGCGAGGTGCTAAGTTATGCCCAGCTAGCCGCGCATGTGGCAGGCTTACAAAAATCACTCGCTGCCGCCGGTATTGGCTTTGGCGATCGTATCGCTGCCTTTATGCCCAATACTTGGCAAACCATTGTGGGCACGCTGGCAGCGGCCAGCCTTGGCGCAACGTGGTCTTCTTGCTCACCCGATTTTGGCACGCAAGGTGTGAGCGATCGTTTTGGCCAGATAGAGCCCAAAGTCCTGATTGCCTGTGCGGCTTATCGCTATGCGGGTAAAACCATTGCCCTTGCAGACAAAATCAAAGAAATCGTCACCCGCCTGCCTTCCGTAGAGCAATTAGTGATTGTTCCCTATGCAAATCCTGATGCAGAGGCCAAAGACTTTAAAGCGGGTCACGCCAAGATCACGCTATGGGATGATTTTTACCAAGCGGGTGGCGAGCCAACATTCACCCCTGTTCCCTTCGCCCATCCGCTCTACATCATGTACTCCAGCGGCACGACGGGCGTTCCCAAATGCATCGTTCACGGCACTGGCGGCACGCTACTACAACACGTTAAAGAGCTGGGCCTGCACACCGATCTCACCATGGGCGACACGCTGTGCTACTACACCACCTGCGGCTGGATGATGTGGAACTGGATGGTATCCGGCCTTGCCTTGGGCGCTAGCATCGTGCTGTTTGATGGCTCACCGTTTCACCCCAATGCCGACCGGCTGATTGATTTAATCGATCAAGAAAATATCAGCATCTTTGGCACTAGCGCAAAATACTTGGCGGCCCTAGAAAAAGCGGGTGCTAAACCAAAACAAACGCACCGCTTAGAACACTTAAAAACGATTCTTTCTACCGGCTCACCGTTATCGCACGAAAGCTTTGAATACGTTTACCGCGATATTAAACAAAACCTCTGCCTCTCTTCCATTACAGGCGGTACCGACATCATCTCCTGCTTTGCCTTAGGCAACCCCGTGCTGCCGGTATGGAGTGGCGAGCTGCAATGCAAGGGCTTAGGCATGGCAGTTGAGGTATGGAATGACGCAGGCCAGCCCGTCATTAGCGAAAAAGGCGAGCTAGTATGCACCCGCCACTTTACCGCTATGCCTATCAGCTTTTGGAATGACCCCGATGGTGAAAAGCTAAAAGCCACTTACTTTAGCCAATACCCCGGCATCTGGGCGCAAGGCGATTACGCCGAAGAAACCATCCACGGCGGCGTCATTATTCATGGCCGCTCAGATGCGGTGCTTAACCCCGGCGGCGTGCGCATCGGCACGGCGGAAATTTATCGCCAAGTAGAAAAACTGCCAGAGATTCTAGAATCCATCGCCATCGGCCAAGACTGGGACAACGATGTACGGGTAGTGCTCTTTGTGCGCTTACGTGTAGGCGTGGAGCTTAGTGATGCGCTACAAAACAGCATCCGCCAAATCATCCGCAGCAACACCACCTCACGCCATGTGCCCGCTAAAATCATTCAGGTCAGGGATATTCCCCGCACCATCAGCGGCAAGATTGTCGAGCTGGCGGTGCGCAATGTGGTGCATGATCGGCCGGTAAAAAACACGGATTCACTGGCTAATCCAGAAGCGCTAGAAGAATTCAGAAACCGAGCTGAGCTAGCGACTTAG
- a CDS encoding DUF1993 domain-containing protein, with product MSISMYTASVPVFKQLLTALADVLAKAEAHAQAHKIDPAVLLQTRLYPDMFPLVRQVQIACDFAKSVPARLAGVEVPAYEDNEQSFAELQARIAKTLVLLDGLSAAQIDGSEALEIVLRPGTPKEKKLDGQTYLLSYGLPQFFFHVTTTYALLRHNGVEIGKRDFMGAY from the coding sequence ATGTCTATTTCAATGTACACCGCCAGCGTTCCAGTTTTTAAGCAATTACTCACCGCTCTTGCTGATGTTTTAGCCAAAGCAGAAGCGCATGCCCAAGCTCACAAAATTGACCCAGCCGTCTTGCTACAAACGCGTTTGTATCCAGATATGTTTCCACTGGTGCGCCAAGTGCAGATCGCTTGTGACTTTGCCAAAAGCGTACCTGCACGCTTAGCGGGGGTAGAAGTACCAGCTTATGAAGACAATGAACAAAGCTTTGCCGAGCTACAAGCCCGTATTGCCAAAACACTGGTGCTCTTAGATGGCCTAAGCGCAGCTCAAATCGACGGCAGTGAAGCTTTAGAAATCGTGCTCCGCCCTGGCACACCAAAAGAAAAAAAACTCGACGGCCAAACCTATCTGCTCTCTTATGGCTTGCCGCAGTTTTTCTTCCATGTAACCACCACTTACGCACTGCTACGGCATAACGGTGTAGAAATTGGTAAACGCGATTTTATGGGCGCTTACTAA
- a CDS encoding EAL domain-containing protein: MPPLISVKHRDGILHIPQDTLNDWPMAQFANTKDRGIVVKALGLELTSAFLSIFDAQSQQIIGEEALLRASVRRKALATSEVFKSAQGGDCLVEFDRLCRSLHLMNHLAGPYPKRTLFLNVYPELLMSTGEQHADAFERILQDQGLSPKDIVLEIFESTVLPDQTARLAKAIKSYRERGYRIAIDDYGFLNSNLSRLLTLSPEIVKLDRIVINAISKEPLAQELLCQFVERLHDNGSLVVIEGINSAEQLTLAQASGADMMQGYFLSEPRHLSSEAFVHVLASS; the protein is encoded by the coding sequence ATGCCTCCTTTAATATCAGTAAAACACCGTGACGGTATTTTGCATATTCCACAAGACACCTTAAATGATTGGCCAATGGCACAATTTGCCAATACAAAGGACAGGGGAATTGTAGTAAAGGCACTGGGGCTGGAGTTAACCAGTGCTTTTCTCTCCATTTTTGACGCCCAAAGCCAACAAATCATTGGTGAAGAAGCCCTATTACGCGCCAGTGTTCGCCGTAAAGCACTTGCTACATCAGAAGTATTTAAAAGTGCACAAGGTGGCGATTGCTTGGTGGAATTTGACCGCCTATGCCGCAGCCTACATTTAATGAACCACCTTGCTGGCCCTTACCCAAAACGCACGCTATTTCTAAATGTTTATCCAGAACTACTGATGTCAACAGGTGAACAGCACGCCGATGCCTTCGAGCGAATTTTGCAAGATCAAGGCCTCAGCCCTAAGGATATTGTATTAGAGATTTTTGAATCCACGGTACTACCAGATCAAACAGCCCGTTTAGCCAAAGCCATTAAAAGCTACCGCGAGCGCGGCTACCGGATCGCAATCGATGATTACGGCTTTTTAAATAGTAATTTAAGCCGCTTACTCACACTAAGCCCAGAGATTGTTAAGCTGGATCGAATCGTCATCAACGCCATCAGCAAGGAACCACTGGCCCAAGAGCTGCTATGCCAATTTGTGGAGCGCCTGCATGACAACGGCAGCTTGGTCGTGATTGAAGGCATTAATAGTGCCGAGCAACTCACCCTCGCCCAAGCCAGCGGCGCAGATATGATGCAGGGCTATTTTTTAAGTGAGCCGCGCCATTTGAGTAGTGAGGCGTTTGTGCACGTCTTGGCAAGTTCGTAA